The following proteins come from a genomic window of Salvia hispanica cultivar TCC Black 2014 chromosome 4, UniMelb_Shisp_WGS_1.0, whole genome shotgun sequence:
- the LOC125217730 gene encoding 6,7,8-trihydroxycoumarin synthase-like — protein MIILLFSLALPIILACVYFIHMPKRRPHRDPLPPGPPPIPLIGNLHQIGSAAVLHLYLHQLSKKYGPIIHMKLGHVPLLVISSANLAKQVLKNQDSSFCNRPKYLGQQKLSYNNSDIVFSPYNDYCKEMKKITSIHLFSPKRVHSYRPIREEEIARMISQIESFSSNDRVVNLSEMAMALMSSLVCRIAFGKRYEDHGSEVRRFDKLLEEVQAVAVAFYVSDYFPAFGWVDRVTGMIGRLNSVVERMDLFYEELIKEHLDRKGEEGMDDILHVLIQLKLENKVDLGWHNIKALLMDIFVAGTETSSSAIIWTMTALIKAPKVMEKLKNEIRNLIGKKGKVDEDDLTKLPYLKAVVNESLRLYPPGPLLIPRETTKGCLLDGYEIGAKTVVYVNAYAIGRDTEHWENPDGFMPERFLDSNIDAKGQDFGLIPFGSGRRMCPGILMGLLNVELTIANLLYSFDWELPPGVYAHDVDTDPKPGVAVQKKNALLLVPKTYTI, from the exons ATGATAATACTCTTATTCTCATTAGCTCTTCCAATTATCTTAGCTTGTGTCTATTTTATACACATGCCCAAAAGACGGCCACACAGAGACCCTCTCCCACCCGGTCCGCCGCCGATCCCGTTGATTGGAAACCTCCACCAAATCGGCTCGGCCGCCGTCCTCCATCTCTATCTCCACCAACTCTCCAAAAAATACGGCCCCATAATTCACATGAAATTAGGCCATGTTCCACTATTAGTAATTTCCTCAGCAAATTTAGCCAAACaagtattgaaaaatcaaGATTCATCCTTTTGCAATAGGCCCAAATACCTAGGGCAGCAGAAGCTATCCTACAACAACTCTGACATAGTCTTCTCTCCATACAATGACTATTgcaaagagatgaaaaaaatcacTTCCATCCATCTCTTCAGCCCGAAAAGGGTTCATTCCTATCGCCCTATTCGCGAAGAGGAGATCGCTCGAATGATCTCGCAAATTGAGAGCTTTTCTTCGAATGATCGAGTTGTGAATTTGAGTGAGATGGCTATGGCTCTCATGAGCTCTTTGGTGTGCAGAATTGCGTTCGGGAAGAGGTACGAGGATCATGGATCGGAGGTTAGGAGGTTTGATAAGCTTCTAGAAGAAGTTCAGGCCGTGGCGGTCGCCTTCTATGTGTCTGATTATTTTCCGGCGTTTGGTTGGGTGGATAGGGTGACCGGAATGATCGGAAGGCTCAATTCGGTGGTGGAGAGGATGGATTTGTTTTATGAGGAGCTGATCAAGGAGCATCTTGATCGGAAAGGGGAGGAGGGAATGGATGACATTCTTCATGTGTTGATTCAACTCAAATTGGAGAACAAGGTTGATCTTGGATGGCATAACATTAAAGCCTTACTAATg GATATATTTGTGGCGGGAACAGAAACAAGTTCATCTGCAATTATTTGGACGATGACAGCACTAATAAAAGCACCCAAAGTTAtggagaaattgaaaaatgaaatcagaAATTTGATAGGCAAAAAGGGCAAAGTAGATGAGGATGATTTGACCAAACTTCCATATCTAAAAGCAGTGGTAAATGAGAGTTTGAGATTATACCCACCAGGTCCACTGCTTATACCAAGAGAAACAACTAAGGGATGCCTTCTAGATGGCTATGAAATTGGTGCAAAGACGGTGGTTTATGTTAACGCATATGCTATAGGAAGAGACACCGAGCACTGGGAAAATCCTGATGGGTTCATGCCAGAGAGATTTTTAGATAGCAATATTGATGCAAAAGGGCAAGATTTCGGGCTGATTCCATTTGGATCAGGACGAAGAATGTGCCCCGGGATACTTATGGGACTCTTAAATGTGGAGCTTACAATTGCAAATCTACTCTACAGTTTTGACTGGGAGTTGCCTCCAGGGGTTTATGCACATGATGTTGATACAGATCCTAAGCCGGGAGTTGCAGTCCAGAAGAAAAACGCGCTTCTTCTCGTGCCTAAAACATATACTATATGA
- the LOC125224019 gene encoding acetolactate synthase small subunit 1, chloroplastic-like, with amino-acid sequence MAAAATHSALFGASAYSTDLILKPEISLRSVKLPSNPRRRVAVSAQSANGDNKQQNDAVIAVLDAPLSGSTNSVSRQKVKRHTVSVFVGDESGMINRIAGVFARRGYNIESLAVGLNRDKALFTIVVSGTERVLQQVMEQLQKLVNVLKVEDISQEPQVERELMLIKINADPEYRAEVMWLVDIFRAKIVDISDRSLTIEVTGDPGKMVAVQRNLSKFGIREIARTGKIALRREKMGESAPFWRFSAASYPDLEVKPSSTVSKPIKETRVAESSPGGDVYPVESDDGNFINQVLDAHWGVLNDDDTSGLRSHTLTMVVNDVPGVLNLVTGVFARRGYNIQSLAVGHSEVEGLSRITTVVPGTDESIAKLVQQLYKLVDLHEVRDLTHLPFAERELMMIKIAVNATARRNVLDIASIFRAKAIDVSDHTITLELTGDLDKMVALQRLLEPYGICEVARTGRVALVRESGVDSKYLRGYSFPV; translated from the exons ATGGCGGCTGCTGCTACTCACTCTGCGTTATTTGGCGCTTCTGCGTATTCAACCGACCTAATTCTCAAGCCTGAAATTAGCCTCCGCTCCGTCAAATTACCGTCAAATCCGAGAAGAAGAGTTGCGGTTTCTGCTCAAAGCGCTAATGGCGATAACAAGCAGCAAAACGATGCCGTTATCGCCGTCTTGGATGCTCCTCTCTCCGGAAGCACCAATTCCGTCTCCAGACAAAA GGTGAAACGTCACACAGTTTCTGTGTTTGTCGGTGATGAAAGTGGGATGATAAATCGGATTGCTGGAGTGTTTGCTAGGAGAGGGTATAACATTGAATCCCTTGCAGTGGGGCTGAACAGGGATAAAGCTTTATTCACTATAGTTGTATCTGGAACTGAAAGGGTGCTACAGCAGGTTATGGAGCAGCTTCAGAAGCTTGTCAATGTATTGAAG GTTGAAGACATCTCGCAGGAGCCCCAAGTGGAACGAGAGTTGATGCTTATCAAAATTAATGCTGATCCAGAATACAGAGCAGAG GTGATGTGGCTTGTGGACATTTTTAGGGCAAAAATTGTTGACATCTCTGATCGCTCTCTAACCATTGAG GTTACTGGAGATCCAGGGAAGATGGTTGCAGTGCAGAGGAATTTAAGTAAATTCGGAATTAGAGAGATTGCTAGGACAGGAAAg ATCGCCTTGAGAAGGGAAAAGATGGGTGAATCTGCTCCTTTTTGGAGGTTCTCAGCTGCTTCTTATCCAGATCTTGAAGTGAAGCCTTCTAGTACTGTTTCAAAGCCTATTAAGGAGACTCGTGTTGCAGAATCATCTCCTGGG GGAGATGTTTATCCTGTGGAATCTGATGATGGAAATTTTATCAATCAAGTTCTTGATGCTCACTGGGGAGTGCTGAACGATGATGAT ACTAGTGGGCTTCGCTCTCACACTCTTACGATGGTTGTAAATGATGTTCCCGGAGTCCTTAACCTTGTCACAGGGGTTTTTGCTCGAAGAGGATATAATATACAA AGTTTAGCTGTTGGTCATTCTGAAGTTGAGGGGCTATCACGCATTACTACTGTCGTACCTGGTACAGATGAATCAATTGCCAAGTTGGTACAGCAACTTTATAAGTTGGTGGATCTTCATGAG GTCCGAGATCTTACACACTTACCTTTTGCTGAGCGAGAACTGATGATGATCAAAATTGCTGTAAATGCTACTGCTCGCCGAAATGTTCTTGACATTGCTAGCATATTTAGAGCCAAAGCCATTGATGTCTCCGATCACACTATCACCCTCGAG CTGACTGGAGATTTGGACAAGATGGTTGCCTTGCAAAGACTTTTGGAACCATATGGCATTTGTGAG GTTGCTCGAACAGGCAGAGTGGCTCTGGTACGGGAATCAGGAGTCGATTCGAAGTACCTCCGTGGATACTCATTTCCAGTGTGA